A window of Cohnella herbarum contains these coding sequences:
- a CDS encoding IclR family transcriptional regulator, with the protein MEDEKRTVRAVERALDVLLCFASGHEWGLTEIAGRVGLHKSTVHRLLATLEDKGFLTRDVATDKYRLGLSVLELSANLSRSDDPSVVLLPEMEQLRDQLSETVSLYVRDRAERVRIQAVQSMQAIRRVATVGARLPLSVGASSKVLLAFAEPGIRGIVMADPSWPVQLDRSAFGKQLDEIVAAGYATSYEEREPGAAAVSAPIFNRSGKLVAALSVSGPSNRLTPDRMHEFAPAIIESAHRMGTILG; encoded by the coding sequence ATGGAAGACGAAAAACGAACGGTTCGAGCGGTAGAAAGAGCATTGGATGTTCTCTTATGTTTCGCGTCGGGGCATGAGTGGGGCTTAACGGAAATCGCGGGTCGCGTCGGACTGCACAAGAGTACGGTACACCGATTGCTAGCGACTCTGGAAGATAAAGGATTCTTAACGAGGGACGTTGCTACGGACAAATATCGTCTAGGCTTGAGCGTGCTGGAATTGTCGGCCAACCTGTCGCGTTCGGATGATCCGTCCGTCGTATTGCTGCCCGAGATGGAACAGCTCAGGGATCAATTAAGCGAGACGGTCAGTCTATACGTGAGGGACCGAGCGGAACGGGTAAGAATTCAAGCGGTGCAAAGCATGCAAGCGATCCGCAGGGTCGCGACGGTAGGGGCGAGATTGCCTCTGTCCGTAGGCGCCTCGAGCAAGGTACTGCTAGCTTTCGCCGAGCCTGGCATCCGCGGAATCGTCATGGCCGATCCGTCATGGCCGGTTCAACTGGACAGGAGCGCGTTCGGCAAGCAACTCGATGAGATTGTGGCAGCCGGATACGCCACGAGCTACGAGGAGCGCGAGCCGGGAGCCGCCGCGGTATCGGCGCCCATCTTTAATCGGTCCGGCAAGCTAGTCGCGGCATTGTCCGTATCGGGGCCTTCCAACCGGTTAACGCCGGACCGGATGCATGAATTTGCTCCGGCTATCATAGAGTCGGCTCATCGCATGGGCACCATTTTGGGGTAA
- a CDS encoding YlbL family protein: MARVYKQRVRRYWLPVLIGVLFLLFVFAYMKPWPYMLYGAGSAEPVHPRVETGHKLEEKGALLFTTVSTYSNPNIFSIIYARINPRMEVKSQEAATGGATNLKAYRNLLAWMRDSSEANALLAAYAAMKKPIDVKEQGVIVYALLPDSKARENGLQEGDIITKADDKTITTAKVLSEYLSSKKPGEKVTVSGTRGEEKFTATVPLIAMAPSNRTGIGFQNETVLKVTPPDPVKFDFADTGGPSAGLMMTLEIVAQLTGEDLTRGYRVAGTGTIDASGTVGQIGGINYKLMAADREKADYFLVPYDKKNPSNWNQAETTVKDLKLKPKLVKVSTLQEAVDFLKKLEPKA; encoded by the coding sequence ATGGCTAGAGTGTATAAACAGAGGGTACGCCGCTATTGGCTGCCCGTACTTATCGGGGTTCTTTTCCTGCTATTCGTATTTGCGTACATGAAGCCTTGGCCTTATATGCTGTACGGTGCCGGATCAGCCGAGCCCGTACATCCCAGAGTGGAAACCGGCCACAAGCTTGAGGAAAAGGGTGCGCTATTGTTCACGACCGTATCCACCTACTCGAACCCGAATATTTTCTCGATTATTTATGCCCGCATCAATCCTCGCATGGAGGTTAAATCTCAGGAAGCAGCTACGGGCGGGGCGACGAATTTGAAAGCCTATCGCAACCTGCTTGCTTGGATGAGAGACAGCTCCGAAGCCAATGCGCTGCTTGCCGCATACGCGGCCATGAAGAAACCCATCGACGTGAAGGAGCAAGGCGTAATCGTCTACGCGTTGCTGCCGGACTCTAAAGCTCGGGAGAACGGATTGCAAGAAGGGGACATCATTACTAAAGCGGACGACAAGACCATTACAACCGCTAAGGTGCTCTCCGAATATCTCAGCTCGAAGAAACCCGGAGAAAAGGTAACCGTATCCGGAACGAGAGGCGAAGAAAAATTCACCGCGACCGTCCCGTTGATCGCCATGGCCCCGAGCAACCGCACCGGGATCGGGTTCCAGAACGAAACGGTGTTGAAGGTCACCCCTCCAGACCCGGTTAAATTCGATTTTGCCGATACCGGAGGTCCCTCTGCGGGATTGATGATGACGCTCGAGATCGTCGCCCAACTGACCGGAGAGGATCTCACAAGGGGCTATAGAGTCGCAGGCACCGGAACCATTGACGCCAGCGGCACCGTCGGACAAATCGGCGGCATTAATTATAAGCTCATGGCCGCGGATAGAGAGAAGGCCGACTACTTCCTCGTTCCGTACGACAAGAAAAATCCGAGCAACTGGAACCAAGCCGAAACAACGGTCAAAGACCTGAAATTGAAGCCGAAGCTCGTCAAAGTGTCTACGCTGCAAGAAGCGGTCGATTTCCTTAAGAAGCTCGAGCCTAAAGCATAA
- the acnA gene encoding aconitate hydratase AcnA: MRIRIRIKEATPLSKLPYQVQEQLQSSGQSYRYYRLSALEEQGLGPVSKLPFSIKVLLEAAIRQFDGRGITEEHVKQLATWTQGREDKEIPFIPARIVLQDFTGVPVVVDLAAMRETVKQAGGDPKQINPLVPVDLVIDHSVMVDAFGTADALQYNMDVEFERNEERYRFLRWAQTAFNNFRAVPPATGIVHQVNLEYLASVAATKSKDGVIEVYPDSLVGTDSHTTMINGLGVVGWGVGGIEAEAGMLGQPLYFVMPEVVGFKLTGKLAEGATATDLALTVTQILRKKGVVGKFVEFFGSGLSNISLADRATVANMAPEYGATIGFFPVDSETLNYMRLTGREESQIELVEAYYKAQDMFRTDATPDPIFTEVMELDLSTIVPSLAGPKRPQDRVELTAMKQSFNESIRTPIEKGGFGLTDAQIEQSVDVKHPNGAQTKLGTGAVVIAAITSCTNTSNPSVMIGAGLVAKKAVERGLTKPAYVKSSLTPGSLVVTDYLTNAGLLPYLEKLGFYVAGYGCATCIGNSGPLPDEVSAAIADNDLAVAAVLSGNRNFEGRVHAQVKANYLASPPLVVAYALAGTVNIDLTNDPIGYDADNQPVYLKDIWPTNEEIQQAVSASLTPAMFRAKYENVFTQNEQWNKIPVPEGELYEWDDKSTYIANPPFFKDLAPEAGDINNIKSARVLALMGDSVTTDHISPAGNIKADSPAGKYLLEHGVKKEDFNSYGSRRGHHEVMMRGTFANIRIRNQVAPGTEGGVTTYLPTDEVMSIYDASMQYQNNNNTNLIVIAGKEYGTGSSRDWAAKGTFLLGVKAVIAESFERIHRSNLVGMGVLPLQFPAGQSWKSLGITGRETFEISGLSNDVTPGQSVTVSVKREDGTSFEFQAIARLDSMVDVDYYRNSGILQTVLRQMIAAQ, encoded by the coding sequence ATGAGAATAAGGATACGAATCAAGGAGGCCACACCATTGTCCAAATTACCTTATCAAGTGCAAGAACAGTTGCAGTCATCAGGTCAATCGTACCGCTACTACCGCTTGTCCGCTCTTGAAGAGCAAGGCTTAGGCCCTGTTTCCAAGCTTCCGTTCTCCATTAAAGTATTGCTCGAAGCTGCCATCCGCCAATTCGACGGACGCGGCATCACGGAAGAGCATGTTAAACAATTGGCCACTTGGACTCAAGGCCGCGAAGACAAAGAAATTCCGTTCATTCCCGCTCGTATCGTTCTGCAAGATTTCACGGGCGTTCCGGTCGTTGTCGACTTGGCTGCCATGCGCGAAACGGTTAAACAAGCAGGCGGCGATCCGAAGCAAATCAACCCTCTCGTTCCCGTCGATCTCGTTATCGACCACTCCGTTATGGTTGACGCATTTGGTACCGCCGACGCTCTGCAATATAATATGGACGTTGAATTCGAGCGTAACGAAGAGCGCTATCGCTTCCTGCGTTGGGCGCAAACGGCATTCAACAACTTCCGTGCCGTTCCTCCGGCTACGGGTATCGTTCACCAAGTTAACTTGGAGTATTTGGCTTCCGTTGCCGCAACGAAATCCAAAGACGGCGTAATCGAAGTTTATCCGGATTCCCTCGTCGGCACGGATTCCCACACGACGATGATCAACGGACTTGGCGTTGTCGGATGGGGCGTAGGCGGTATCGAAGCCGAAGCCGGCATGCTCGGACAACCGCTCTACTTCGTAATGCCTGAAGTCGTTGGCTTCAAATTAACCGGCAAACTCGCTGAAGGTGCTACGGCGACGGATCTTGCGTTGACGGTTACACAAATCCTTCGGAAAAAAGGCGTTGTCGGCAAATTCGTGGAATTTTTCGGCTCCGGCTTGTCCAACATCAGCTTAGCCGACCGCGCAACGGTTGCGAACATGGCTCCTGAATACGGCGCAACGATCGGCTTCTTCCCGGTCGATAGCGAAACGTTGAACTACATGAGACTGACTGGCCGCGAAGAAAGCCAGATCGAGCTCGTTGAAGCCTACTACAAAGCGCAAGATATGTTCCGCACGGACGCGACTCCGGATCCAATCTTCACGGAAGTGATGGAACTGGATTTGTCCACGATCGTTCCTAGCTTGGCAGGCCCTAAGCGTCCTCAAGACCGCGTAGAGCTGACCGCTATGAAACAATCGTTTAACGAAAGCATTCGCACGCCGATCGAAAAAGGCGGTTTCGGTTTGACCGACGCCCAAATCGAGCAATCGGTTGACGTTAAACATCCGAACGGAGCTCAAACCAAGCTCGGTACCGGAGCAGTCGTCATAGCTGCGATTACGAGCTGTACGAACACTTCCAACCCAAGCGTTATGATCGGCGCAGGCCTCGTCGCCAAGAAAGCCGTTGAGCGCGGATTAACAAAACCGGCATACGTGAAGAGCTCGCTGACACCGGGATCCCTCGTCGTAACCGACTATCTGACGAACGCAGGCCTCCTGCCATACCTTGAGAAGCTTGGCTTCTACGTGGCGGGTTACGGCTGCGCGACTTGTATCGGCAACTCCGGTCCGTTGCCGGACGAAGTTAGCGCCGCTATCGCGGATAACGATCTGGCTGTTGCGGCGGTACTATCCGGTAACCGTAACTTCGAAGGCCGCGTGCACGCGCAGGTTAAAGCGAACTACCTGGCATCTCCGCCGCTTGTCGTCGCATACGCGCTAGCCGGAACGGTTAACATCGACCTGACGAACGATCCGATCGGATACGATGCCGACAACCAACCGGTATACCTGAAAGACATCTGGCCGACCAACGAAGAGATTCAACAAGCGGTTTCCGCCTCTCTTACGCCGGCTATGTTCCGCGCGAAGTACGAGAACGTATTTACGCAGAACGAGCAGTGGAACAAAATCCCTGTACCGGAAGGCGAGCTGTACGAGTGGGACGACAAGTCCACTTATATCGCGAACCCGCCGTTCTTCAAGGATCTTGCTCCAGAAGCAGGCGACATCAACAACATCAAGAGCGCCCGCGTGCTTGCTCTCATGGGCGATTCCGTTACGACGGACCATATCTCCCCTGCCGGCAACATCAAAGCAGACAGCCCGGCCGGTAAATACCTGCTCGAGCACGGCGTGAAAAAAGAAGACTTCAACTCTTACGGTTCCCGCCGCGGACACCACGAAGTCATGATGAGAGGAACGTTCGCCAATATCCGTATCCGGAACCAAGTGGCTCCAGGCACCGAGGGCGGCGTAACGACTTATCTTCCGACGGACGAAGTGATGTCCATCTACGACGCTTCGATGCAGTATCAGAACAACAACAACACGAATCTGATCGTTATCGCCGGTAAAGAATACGGTACGGGAAGCTCCCGCGACTGGGCGGCAAAAGGTACGTTCCTGTTAGGCGTAAAAGCGGTTATCGCGGAAAGCTTCGAGCGGATTCACCGCTCCAACCTTGTCGGAATGGGCGTTCTTCCATTGCAATTCCCTGCCGGACAAAGCTGGAAGTCGCTCGGAATTACCGGCCGCGAAACTTTCGAGATCAGCGGTCTGTCCAATGACGTGACTCCGGGACAATCGGTTACCGTTTCCGTTAAACGCGAAGACGGTACGTCGTTCGAATTCCAAGCGATCGCTCGTCTGGATTCGATGGTCGACGTCGACTATTACCGCAATAGCGGTATTCTGCAAACCGTGCTTCGTCAGATGATCGCCGCTCAATAA
- a CDS encoding D-alanine--D-alanine ligase, which translates to MGNKIRVGLVYGGRSGEHQVSLQTALAVLKAFDYDRYELIPFYITPKGQWRSGALLSAPPAAVAELQFSELAVTETTSESAGAVSGNALLPVLQGMSEKVLQEGSAATDGKSIDVMLPLLHGTFGEDGTIQGLFEMAGLPYVGAGVLASSVGMDKVAMKTMFAQAGLPQVGYRHFIRFQWNKDRESVLANVEELGYPCFVKPANLGSSVGVSKARNREELVAAIEEALRYDRKVIVEEFVDAREIEVSVLGNDDPRASVPGEICSSNEFYDYKAKYIDGKSVMVIPAEVSPEIAESVRAMAVKAFRSIDGSGLCRADFFLRRSDGALFINEVNTLPGFTPYSMYPLMWKESGVSYRELLDTLIQLAIERHEERQSIDYGGGE; encoded by the coding sequence ATGGGAAATAAAATACGCGTCGGGCTCGTGTACGGCGGACGTTCAGGCGAGCATCAAGTATCGCTGCAGACGGCGTTGGCCGTGTTGAAGGCGTTTGATTACGATCGATATGAACTTATTCCTTTTTATATTACGCCTAAGGGTCAATGGAGATCGGGTGCGTTGTTGAGCGCTCCGCCGGCGGCCGTAGCTGAGCTTCAATTCTCGGAATTAGCTGTCACGGAGACCACGTCCGAGAGTGCCGGAGCGGTTTCCGGGAATGCGTTGCTTCCGGTATTACAGGGAATGTCGGAAAAAGTGCTGCAGGAAGGATCGGCTGCAACCGATGGCAAATCCATCGATGTGATGCTGCCTCTTCTGCATGGGACATTCGGCGAAGACGGCACGATTCAAGGGTTGTTCGAGATGGCCGGGCTGCCGTACGTGGGCGCAGGAGTGCTGGCTTCTTCCGTCGGAATGGACAAGGTCGCGATGAAAACGATGTTCGCGCAGGCCGGATTGCCGCAAGTCGGTTATCGCCACTTCATTCGTTTTCAGTGGAACAAGGATCGGGAGTCCGTATTGGCGAACGTGGAAGAGCTGGGTTATCCGTGCTTCGTGAAGCCGGCTAACCTGGGTTCCAGCGTCGGCGTATCCAAAGCGCGCAACCGCGAGGAATTGGTAGCGGCGATCGAAGAAGCGCTGCGTTACGACCGCAAAGTTATCGTCGAGGAATTCGTGGACGCGCGGGAAATCGAAGTCAGCGTGCTCGGCAACGACGATCCTCGGGCATCGGTTCCCGGCGAAATCTGCAGCTCGAACGAATTCTACGATTATAAAGCGAAATATATCGACGGCAAGTCGGTTATGGTCATCCCGGCGGAAGTGTCGCCCGAGATTGCCGAGTCGGTGCGCGCCATGGCCGTTAAAGCGTTCCGCTCGATCGACGGATCGGGATTGTGCCGCGCGGATTTCTTCCTCCGCAGAAGCGACGGCGCGCTGTTCATTAACGAGGTGAACACGCTGCCCGGATTTACGCCTTACAGCATGTACCCGCTGATGTGGAAGGAATCGGGCGTCTCCTACCGCGAGTTGCTGGATACGTTGATCCAGCTCGCCATCGAGCGCCACGAAGAACGCCAGTCGATCGATTACGGCGGCGGGGAGTAA
- a CDS encoding Fe-Mn family superoxide dismutase has translation MSIAHGNIMPLRLLEEIVHWKTQEQEHTSVLRSLVPELEPPYAQWLTEWDNLFANTRELAQRNKERLEANPSIAASQEWATLVPRLLEDSLNQSREFSRQLQLLPQHSNALARTQNPEFSLAYIRRQWEYSEGIMGQLQRSGAISVGQSQGNEDTPEGYGGPEPADLAVSKVPPSDSQAEENQRPGWSDPTGAMGQTQPSTGSPVPIGGHKLPPLPYSYKALEPYIDEKTMRIHHDKHHKSYVDGLNAAEKKLEEARRTGDFDLVKHWERELAFNGAGHYLHTLFWDVMSPRGGGKPTGPLLDEINRSFGNFDAFKKQFTEAANKVEGGGWAILVWSPRSHRLEILTAEKHQNLSQWDVIPLLPLDVWEHAYYLKHQNDRAAYTKDWWNVVNWPYVAERYAKAKTIQWVPF, from the coding sequence ATGTCCATTGCTCACGGTAATATTATGCCCCTCAGACTATTAGAAGAAATCGTCCACTGGAAAACGCAAGAGCAAGAACATACATCCGTCCTGCGCTCCCTCGTCCCCGAACTCGAACCCCCGTACGCGCAGTGGCTGACGGAATGGGATAACTTGTTCGCCAACACCCGGGAGCTTGCGCAGCGGAACAAAGAAAGGCTCGAAGCAAATCCGTCTATCGCCGCTTCGCAGGAATGGGCTACCCTTGTACCGCGGTTATTGGAGGATTCGTTGAATCAATCGCGGGAGTTCAGCCGGCAATTGCAATTGCTTCCGCAGCATAGCAATGCCTTGGCACGAACCCAGAATCCCGAGTTTTCGCTTGCGTACATCCGCCGACAATGGGAATACTCCGAAGGAATTATGGGACAGCTGCAACGATCCGGCGCGATCAGCGTGGGGCAATCGCAAGGCAATGAGGACACTCCGGAAGGTTACGGCGGTCCGGAGCCTGCGGATTTAGCGGTAAGTAAAGTACCCCCATCCGATTCCCAAGCCGAAGAGAATCAACGGCCAGGTTGGTCTGATCCTACGGGAGCGATGGGGCAAACGCAGCCGTCTACGGGAAGTCCCGTCCCCATCGGAGGGCATAAGCTTCCCCCGCTCCCTTACTCCTACAAAGCGCTTGAACCCTACATCGACGAGAAGACGATGCGAATTCATCATGACAAACACCATAAGAGCTACGTAGACGGATTGAACGCTGCCGAGAAGAAACTGGAGGAAGCGAGACGTACGGGCGATTTCGACCTTGTGAAGCATTGGGAAAGGGAGCTTGCCTTTAACGGCGCGGGGCACTATTTGCACACCCTGTTCTGGGACGTCATGTCGCCGCGGGGTGGCGGCAAGCCTACGGGACCGTTGCTCGACGAAATCAACCGCAGCTTCGGCAACTTCGACGCGTTCAAGAAACAATTTACGGAGGCGGCGAACAAGGTGGAGGGCGGCGGTTGGGCCATTCTCGTATGGAGTCCCCGAAGCCACCGGCTGGAAATCCTGACCGCGGAGAAACACCAGAACCTATCGCAATGGGACGTAATCCCGCTGCTCCCGCTCGACGTCTGGGAGCACGCTTATTACCTTAAGCATCAGAACGACCGCGCCGCTTATACCAAGGACTGGTGGAACGTGGTGAACTGGCCTTACGTAGCGGAAAGATACGCCAAGGCGAAGACGATTCAGTGGGTACCTTTTTAA
- a CDS encoding Gfo/Idh/MocA family protein — protein MSSPSKIRIGLIGAGNIGNVHLQEFGKLKEECEFVAITDAYLPLAEQRALQYGIPVVSATPEELIRREDVDAVIVAVPNQAHAPLTILALEHGKHVLVEKPMGLDSEAAKEIVRAQRRTGKTVMVAHQMRWEPLSLKVKEQIDRGELGRIYTAKTGWYRRKGIPGWGTWFTQHAQSGGGR, from the coding sequence ATGTCCAGTCCGTCCAAGATTCGCATCGGGTTGATCGGTGCAGGGAATATCGGAAACGTACATTTACAGGAATTCGGCAAGCTTAAAGAAGAATGCGAATTCGTGGCGATCACGGACGCCTACCTTCCTCTAGCGGAGCAAAGAGCGCTACAATACGGCATTCCCGTCGTATCCGCGACTCCGGAAGAGTTGATCCGCCGCGAAGACGTCGATGCGGTTATCGTAGCGGTACCGAACCAGGCGCACGCGCCGTTGACGATTCTTGCTCTGGAGCACGGCAAGCACGTTCTGGTCGAGAAGCCGATGGGTCTTGATTCCGAGGCAGCCAAGGAGATCGTAAGAGCTCAGAGGCGAACCGGGAAAACGGTCATGGTCGCCCACCAGATGCGTTGGGAGCCGCTGTCCCTTAAAGTGAAAGAGCAGATCGACCGCGGAGAGCTGGGCCGGATTTATACGGCGAAGACCGGCTGGTACCGTCGGAAAGGGATTCCGGGATGGGGAACATGGTTCACCCAACACGCGCAGTCCGGCGGGGGCCGTTAA
- a CDS encoding beta-lactamase family protein — MTIRRESWFVPGSFGWDGGTGTTAYTDPANELIGILLTQRIMDTPEPPPIFQDFWTSIYQAIGD, encoded by the coding sequence GTGACGATACGCCGCGAAAGCTGGTTCGTCCCCGGGAGCTTTGGCTGGGACGGCGGTACGGGGACGACCGCGTATACGGATCCCGCTAACGAATTGATAGGCATCCTGTTGACGCAACGGATAATGGATACTCCGGAGCCTCCGCCTATTTTCCAAGATTTCTGGACCTCGATTTATCAAGCGATAGGAGATTAA
- a CDS encoding Gfo/Idh/MocA family protein, translating into MVHPTRAVRRGPLIDIGVHMLDLAFFLMGEPKPVAVYGSTYAEFGPRKKGIGSWGKPDWNGIYDVEDLATAIIKMEDGTSLTLEVSWAVHMDTDSSPFLHLMGSDGGAVLRGNQGKFLTERFDQTVDVPLVAPEEDEGARVRLSRHFLDCVRTGKEPWTSAETGLRSNLIIDAIYESSRKGGEVKLDWSL; encoded by the coding sequence ATGGTTCACCCAACACGCGCAGTCCGGCGGGGGCCGTTAATCGATATCGGCGTTCACATGCTTGATCTCGCGTTCTTCCTGATGGGCGAGCCTAAGCCGGTAGCGGTATACGGTTCCACTTACGCCGAATTCGGTCCTCGGAAAAAAGGGATCGGAAGCTGGGGCAAGCCGGATTGGAACGGGATTTACGACGTCGAGGATTTGGCGACGGCGATCATTAAGATGGAGGATGGGACTTCTCTGACGTTAGAAGTCAGCTGGGCGGTGCATATGGATACCGATAGCTCTCCTTTCCTGCACTTGATGGGTTCCGACGGCGGTGCCGTGTTACGCGGCAACCAAGGCAAGTTCCTGACCGAGCGCTTCGATCAGACGGTGGACGTGCCGTTAGTCGCTCCCGAGGAGGATGAAGGCGCGCGCGTTCGCTTGAGCCGTCATTTCCTGGATTGCGTCCGCACGGGCAAAGAGCCGTGGACTTCCGCGGAAACCGGACTCCGCAGCAACCTGATCATCGACGCGATCTACGAATCCTCCCGCAAGGGCGGCGAAGTGAAGCTCGATTGGAGTCTGTAA
- a CDS encoding amidase domain-containing protein produces the protein MAGENTEWKQALFAYVSTINEAALHSDARKLNDIPDREHRERLTRRLLLSARKDSDWTIKPIRSEMRARIERHQTIRGEIVVDIAIHVVRSMEQRSQIWMEERVERERIRFARSGKNWRAISIKPLATERAAEVFVTEEDAVHDPWDGERKTLATPSAPYMNPQALYGFKSRVYAGSSPDNEYGYGSGMIGRGIPHLREETVAYAERWWNESNPAYEKFEVNCTNYVSQCLFAGGAPMNYTGRRPSGWWYKGYSNQDEMWSYSWAVANSLQHYLGNPRAFGLRAEAVSRPESLRLGDVICYDWEGNGRVGHNTIVTAFTPDGMPLVNANTVSSRHRYWDYRDSYAWTEKTRYHFYRVADEF, from the coding sequence ATGGCCGGAGAAAATACGGAATGGAAACAAGCGTTGTTCGCTTACGTGAGCACGATTAACGAGGCTGCTCTGCATTCGGATGCGCGTAAGCTGAACGACATACCCGACAGGGAACATCGTGAGCGGCTGACCCGGCGGCTTCTCTTGTCCGCGCGCAAGGATTCGGATTGGACCATTAAGCCTATCCGAAGCGAAATGCGAGCAAGAATCGAACGTCATCAGACGATTCGAGGAGAGATTGTCGTTGATATCGCGATTCACGTCGTACGTTCGATGGAGCAACGGAGTCAGATATGGATGGAGGAAAGGGTGGAAAGGGAGCGGATCCGATTCGCCCGCTCGGGTAAAAATTGGCGAGCGATCTCCATTAAGCCATTGGCAACGGAACGGGCCGCGGAGGTTTTCGTCACGGAGGAAGATGCCGTGCACGATCCTTGGGACGGGGAACGCAAAACATTGGCGACGCCTTCGGCTCCATATATGAACCCTCAAGCTTTGTATGGCTTCAAGTCCAGAGTTTACGCTGGTTCCTCGCCGGATAATGAGTATGGCTACGGGAGCGGAATGATCGGCAGAGGAATACCTCACTTAAGGGAAGAGACGGTTGCTTACGCCGAAAGGTGGTGGAACGAGTCGAATCCCGCTTACGAGAAATTCGAGGTGAATTGCACGAATTACGTGTCGCAGTGTCTCTTTGCAGGCGGAGCGCCTATGAATTATACTGGGAGAAGGCCATCGGGCTGGTGGTATAAGGGATACTCGAACCAGGATGAAATGTGGAGCTACAGTTGGGCGGTAGCCAATAGCTTACAGCATTATTTAGGAAATCCGCGCGCATTTGGGCTGCGGGCAGAAGCCGTTTCCAGACCGGAATCGCTTAGGCTTGGAGATGTCATCTGCTATGATTGGGAAGGCAATGGCCGCGTCGGTCATAATACGATCGTAACCGCATTTACGCCGGACGGCATGCCGCTCGTTAACGCGAACACGGTAAGCAGCCGCCATCGGTATTGGGATTACAGGGATTCGTATGCGTGGACGGAGAAAACCCGGTACCATTTTTACCGTGTCGCCGATGAATTTTGA
- a CDS encoding alpha/beta hydrolase: MSTPLPLLGPGTALPPPVLASERSTMRKLGRFSLNLFIVVFCLIVILFASFHAYLAWILSHPPVATLGLNPMIAKNLAYSEVSFASADERTLVDGWWIPADESRRTVVLSHGYGANREESWVPMYDLADLLHGLKYNVLMFDYGFASKTHATPATGGKIESQQLLGALQFARTQGSDELIVWGFSMGAGTALQAALQSADVDGMILDSTFLPDENTLYHNIRNIVDVPRYPTISLIRQFFPLMSGTRLEEIPSAEVQSTAYDFPILLIHGTADDKSPIYLSENVAKSQTNALSQLWIVPDAIHEMIYRTHTEEYIRRATSFLDNVHSGVLAKLQPTEPTEPTQA, from the coding sequence ATGTCGACGCCCCTCCCCCTTCTCGGTCCGGGAACCGCGCTCCCGCCTCCCGTCCTAGCCTCCGAACGCAGCACGATGCGGAAATTGGGACGGTTCTCGCTCAACCTGTTTATTGTCGTATTTTGTCTAATCGTCATCTTATTTGCCTCCTTTCATGCCTATCTAGCTTGGATTCTCTCTCATCCGCCCGTCGCTACCCTCGGATTAAATCCGATGATAGCCAAAAACTTGGCCTATTCGGAGGTTAGCTTCGCAAGCGCCGACGAACGAACGCTTGTCGACGGTTGGTGGATTCCCGCCGACGAGAGCCGGAGAACGGTCGTATTGAGCCATGGGTATGGCGCTAATCGCGAGGAATCCTGGGTCCCTATGTACGATCTTGCCGACTTGTTGCACGGTTTGAAATATAACGTCCTTATGTTTGATTACGGATTTGCTAGCAAGACGCACGCCACCCCTGCAACCGGAGGCAAAATCGAATCGCAGCAATTGCTGGGAGCGCTCCAATTCGCACGCACGCAAGGCAGCGATGAACTGATCGTCTGGGGATTCTCCATGGGCGCGGGTACGGCACTGCAAGCCGCTCTGCAATCGGCGGACGTCGACGGCATGATCCTGGACAGCACGTTCCTTCCCGACGAAAACACTTTGTATCACAACATTCGTAATATCGTCGACGTCCCTAGATACCCGACAATTTCGCTTATCCGGCAGTTTTTTCCGCTTATGAGCGGTACGAGGTTGGAAGAAATTCCATCCGCCGAAGTCCAATCAACGGCATACGATTTCCCGATATTGCTGATCCATGGCACCGCGGACGACAAATCCCCGATCTATCTTTCGGAAAATGTCGCCAAATCGCAGACGAACGCACTCTCTCAATTGTGGATCGTTCCGGATGCCATTCACGAAATGATCTACCGTACCCATACCGAAGAATACATTAGGCGCGCGACTTCTTTTCTGGATAACGTTCACTCCGGGGTATTAGCCAAACTTCAGCCGACGGAGCCAACCGAACCTACGCAAGCTTAA